DNA sequence from the Eubacterium sp. 1001713B170207_170306_E7 genome:
AAACGCGGCGCCGCATGCAGCGGTACCGCGTTTTATCATGTCCGCTATTTTTTCTAATTAATAACCGCAAACGCGATGTTTAAATAGGTGGCGAACAAAATCCAGAGCAGATAGGGTACCATGAGACCCGCCGCCAGGCTGGAGACCTTTTTAAACCAGACAATGCAGGCGATGACAGCCGCGTCCAGCAGCAGAATGATCACGGCTGCCAGCCAGAAAGAGCTGCCGCCGAAAAAGAGGATGCTCCACAGAAAGTTGAGCAGCAGCTGAATTACGAACAGGCCGGCGGCAGAGCGTTTGAGCCGGTCGTCGGTGTTGGTCCGCAGAACCAGGAAAATCGCGATGCCCATGAGCAGGTACAGCACGATCCAAACCGGACCGAATACGGAGCCCGGCGGCGACAGGGGCGCTTTGTTGAGCATGGCGTATTTGCCGGCAATGTCGCCGGCCAGAAGTGAGGAGCAAAAGCCCACCAGTTCCACAACAACAACGGCCAGGATCAGCTGAAGAATGGGTGTTAATTTATTTTTAGTCATGATATTACCTCCTATAAGGCTTCAGTTTTAATTATATTTATCCATAATCCGGCCTGCGAAACAAAAAACAGCGTCTGGGCGGTTACGCTTAGTATATTCATTTGCCCCCAGATATGCTAAGATAGGGTTATCGTAGAAACAAACAGAAAAATCAGGAGTGAATATATGCCAGACAAAACCGTTGAAATAATCGTGAAAACAGAACAGAAGCTCTACGGGCTGTGGAAAAAATCCAATGACCGGAGCATCTCAGAGGACATCCGGGTTCTCTCAGAGGCGTACCATAAGGCTGTCGGCCAGCCAGACACAGTGCTGCCTTTTTTTGTGCTGTCGTCAAATTATAAGGCACAGACCCAGGATTTTGAGCTGTTTATCGGCAGCGTGTCTGAGCGGGAGGGCCTGGAGGAACACACCATTCCTGCGGGCGCCTATGCCAAAATGACGGTCCGTCCGCGGCTCAAATGCCTGTGGGGCCGGGCCATCGGCGTTGCCAAGCGTTACTTCTACACCCGCTGGCTGCCCGAAAGCGCCTATGAGGCACTGAATATGGAGTACGAGTACCATACGGAAAAAAGTGTGGGCAGACACCCGGAAGTCGATCTGATCTTTGCGGTAAAGAAAAAGGACCGTCTGTAGGCAGCTGGCGAGAGGTGCATGTCAGTCTTACATCAGGCGGCCTTTGGATTGAGCGATACCGGTGAAAATGACTTGAAGGGCGGCTTGCTGTGTCTGGCCCGCCGGTTTGTGGAGGGAGGACAATTGTGACAAAAACTGTGCATAAGACGAAATATCTGTGGATAACTTTGCTCTGCTTTGGCGCGTTTATGCTGGAGCTGCTCTCGATTTTTGGCATTGAGGGCGCGCTGCTCGGGGTGGATATTGGGCATTACACTGTGGCTCAGCGGAGTTTCCACTGCCTGATCACCGCAGGACTGTGGGCAGTGTTCATGGCGGCGGCGCCGGGCTGGAGCTCTGGAATGGTGTGTCCTGCATGATCTTCTCCGTACTGGGCGGGCTCATGTACCTGAAGGTCGGGCGCAGGCCCCTGTACAGTTATATTTTGATCGCTGTGGGGTATCTGCTGTAGAAGTTAAAATAAAAAAGAGGAAAACCAAATGACTGAACGAGAAAAAATGCTGGCGGGTGAGCTGTATGACTGCAGCGACCCGGCCCTGCTGGCGCAGTGGCACAGGGCCAAGAACCTGGTCCGGGCCTACAACCAGACAACCTCGGAGGAGCTTGCGGAAAAGGACCGGATTCTGACAGAGCTGCTTGGAAAGCGGGGCCCAAATCTCTGGATCACGCCGCCGTTTTTTGTGGATTACGGCGTCAATATCTGCTTTGGCCAGAATTGCGAGGTTAACATGAACTGCACCTTTCTGGATGACAATGCGATCATCATTGGAGACAACGCGCTCATCGCGCCCAATGTCCAGATATACACGGCATTTCACCCGGCCAGCGCGGCGGACCGCTTCGGACCGCCCAGAGAGGACGGGAGCTTTGCTTTCTGCAAGACCCAGACCGCGCCGGTGATCATCGGCGATAATGTCTGGATCGGTGGTGGGGCCATTATCCTGCCGGGTGTGACCATCGGCGATAACGTGGTCGTCGGTGCGGGCAGTGTGGTGACGCGGGACATCCCATCGGACAAGATCGCCTTCGGCAACCCCTGCCGGGTCATAAGAGATAACCTTTAAGTAAAGAACGCCCTGCCTGAGTCTACAGGCAGGGCGTTTTTCAGGAATTGCACTGTTGGGGTACTCCCATCTCAGCTGCCCGTGCTCCCGCGCAGGCAGTCGGCGGTCAGGGTGTCCGCGTCGCGCAGCATCTCGCAGGGCGTGCCCTCAAATACGACCTTGCCGCCGTGCCAGCCGCCGTCTGGCCCGATGTCAATCACCCAGTCCGCCTGCTTTACAATGTCCAGATTATGCTCGATGACCACCAGAGTGCCGCCCTTGTCCACAATAGCATCAAAGAGCTTTAGCAGCTTTTGCGTATCTGAGGGGTGCAGCCCGGTGGTAGGCTCGTCCAGAACAATGACGCGGCCCTTCCGGCCAAAGGCTTTGGCAAGCTTCAGCCGCTGGCGTTCCCCACCTGACAGAGTCGCCAGAGGCTGGCCCAGCGTGAGGTAAGACAGCCCTACCTTCCGGAGCCGTTTCAGGGGTGCTGTGATTTGGAGATGGTCGAAAAATTCCAGGGCCTCGTCGGCCGTCATGGCCAGCAGCTCTACCATGTTCTTTCCGTTAAGCGTGCAGGCCAGAGCCTCGGCGCTGTACCGTGTGCCGCCGCAGGCCTCGCAGGTGGTGACGACCGGATCCATGAAAGCCAGCTCAGTGATGACCGCACCCTTACCCGAGCAGGCCGGGCACGCGCCTGTGGAGTTGAAGCTGAACAGCCCTTTGTCCTTTCCGGTTTCTCGAGCCATGAGACCACGGAGCGCATCAAAAAAGCCCAGGTACGAGGCGGGTGTGGAACGGTTGGTGGCCGTGATGGGCCCCTGATCGATGAGCACCACATCGTTGGCGTGCTGTTCGGAAAAGACACGGGTGATGAGTGTGCTCTTTCCCGAGCCAGCCACGCCGGTGACAGCGGTCATAATACCCAGAGGAATGTCTACATCGATGTTTTTAAGATTGTGCAGGCAGGCCCCGCGGACTGGCAGGAAGCCGGTGGCCAGTCGGGGCTTAGTCTTGACTGGCGGCATTGTCCGCAGCGCCTGGCCGGTCAGAGTATTGGCCTCCAACAGAGCCGTGTAGCTGCCGGAAAACACGATCTGCCCGCCCTGGCGGCCTGCCTGAGGTCCCACCTCGATCACGTGGTCGGCGATGGCGATCACATCCCGGTCATGCTCCACCACCAGCACGGTGTTGCCCTTGTCACGGAGCCGCTGCAGCAGAGTGTTCAGTCGGCCGACGTCACGGGGATGCAGACCTATGCTGGGCTCGTCAAAAATATAGGTCATGCCGGTCAGATGGCTGCCCATGTACCGCACCAGCTTCAGGCGCTGAGCTTCGCCGCCGGACAGTGACGAGGACGATCTTCCCAGGTGCAGGTAAGGAAGGCCGATCTCAATCATCCGGTCCAGGCCGTCGAGCAGGGTTCGGATCACCATTCCGACTCTGGGATCCTCCACGCGGGACAGAACGGCCCGCAGCTCCGGGAGTTCCAGATCACAAAGATCAGCGATGGAATAGCCGTCTACCCGGCAGGCCAGGGCGGCCGGATTCAGCCGTTTGCCGCGGCAGGCTGGACACTCGGTTTCGGTGATCAGATGTGCCGCCTTTTTTTGGGTATGACGGCTCTTGCCGCTGATATCCCGGTTGAGCAGAGTGCTGCTGTACTTATGGTACAGGCCTGGCACTTTTGGGTTTTCCGGCGCGCCCTTACCCCTGCGTGAGCCGTAGAGCAGCAGGTTGTAAGCCTCGGGCGGATAGTCCCGCACAGGCAGGTCCAGATCGAACAGGCCTGACTCCGCGTACTGCCGCCAGTACCAGGTGCCGGGCTTATACAGAGAATCCCGGACACAGCCCTCGTTCCAGGATTTGTCTGGATTGATGAGGCCATCGAGATCGATATCTGTAACCTTTCCAAGGCCCGAACAGACCGTGCACATGCCCTTTGGGTCATTGAAGGAAAAGCAGGATGCCGTACCCGCCTGGGGCTCTCCGATCCGTGAGAATAACAACCGCAGAGCCGCGTAGAGGTCGCTGATGGTGCCAACAGTGGAGCGGGCGTTGCCGCTCAGCGGGGTCTGGTCGACGATGACCGCTGGGGTCAGGTGATCAATAAGCTCCGCGTGGGGCTTTGGGTGTTTGGGCAGCCGTGTCTGCACAAAGGCGGGATAGGTGGCGTTTAGTTGCCGTCCAGCCTCGGCTGCGATGGTGTCAAAGACAATGCTGGACTTGCCCGAGCCCGACACGCCCACAAATACCGTGATCTTTTTCTTTGGAATTGAGAGAGAAATGTTTTTAAGGTTGTTTTCTGTCAGACCCTTAATGAGAATGTCTGCCATGATAGCCCTTCCTTTCTGGAGCGTTGCGCCCACAGGCCTATTATAACCAGTCCGCGGCCATCATTCATGATCATTATTGCGGTGTTCTGTGGTATAATAAAATTTGAAATAACGCTGTGAAGGAGGGATGTCCTGTGAATTACTTTGCGCCGCTTGTGCGCGCTGCCGAGTACATCGAGCAGCACCGGCATCAAAAAATCGCGCTGCGGGAGTTGGCCCGCGTGTCCGGCTATTCCGTTTACCATCTGATCCGCATTTTTGCTGCGGCCACCGGGGAAACCCTTGGCAGCTACATGAAGAAGCGCCAGCTGGCAGGCGCGGCAGAGACGCTTTTGAACAGCAGAAAGCGCGTGCTCGACATCGCTCTGGAGAGCGGCTTCAGCTCGTCTGAGGCCTTCAGCCGTGCCTTTAAGGCTGTCTACGGGCTCAGCCCGCACACTTTCCGGAAAAGGGGCGCGTCGCCCTACGTGGGGTTTGAGCGCCCGCTGGACGCGGAGCAGTTGCGGCACCGGACCGCCGGTATCACTCTGCGGCCGCAGCTCGAGACCTTGGGAGCAATCCGTCTGGCCGGCATTCGGGGCCGGACGGGCACGCCGGGCACAGCCCTGCCAGGGCTCTGGGCGAGGTGGAACCAGCTGCGTGCGGACCAGCCGTGCCTGTCCGGTGGGCGGGCCTTTGGCGTGTGCGAGACAGGAGCGGCAGACGTGTGCTTTGGGAGCGATGGCCGCGCCCTGTACTGCGAATTTGTGGGTGTGGAAATCGGTGCGCTTTCGCCGCTGCCAGCAGGCCTGTGTCTCAAGACCCTGCCCGGCGGGGCCTACGCGGTGTTTACCCACACGGGTCCGGCTGCCAGCCTGTCAAAAACCTATGACTACATCTGGGGCAGCTGGACGCTGACGACCGAAGAAGTCCTGGATGACCGTGAGGACTTTGAGGTCTACGGCGCCCGATTCCTGGGGGCTGAGAACCCTGAATCTCAGATTGATATTTATATTCCGGTTAAGTAAAGATGAGGAGCCGCGCAATGCGGCTTTTTTTATATCGAATTTTAAGACGTCGTTTATGACCCTGCCCACCGCTGACCGGCACCAGAGCCGTCTTGGCGGCTGGAAAATTTTTGTTTATGAAGAATTTCTTAAGGGTATTGACAAGCACAACAGATGCGTGTATTATTGTATTAAGTTCTTAGTACAACAATACAGTAATACAAAGGAGGATATTATGGAATGGATCATTGATTCCGACCGGCCGGTATATAAACAGCTCATCGAACAGATTGAACTCCGGATCGTTTCCGGTCTATTCGCCCCAGGCGATAAATTGCCATCGGTCAGAGAAATGGCGGCAGAGGCTTCAGTCAATCCGAACACCATGCAGAAGGCACTCTCGGAGCTGGAGCGGACAGGCCTTGTGTATGCGCAGCGGACAAGCGGCAGATTCATAACGGAGGATCATAAAATGATACAGGAAACAAAGGAAAATTTAGCGATCAAGGAAATTGAAAACTTCCTTGAAAAAATGGAAAAGCTCGGATTTAAGAAAGAAGACATCATTACTTTAATGGAACGTGAGGATAAGGAGGGAAGATAATGAACCCAATTTTAGAATGTATTGACCTGACAAAGAAGTTCGGCACCAAGGAAGCCTTGTCCGAAGTGAACTGTCAGTTCCCAAGAGGCCGCATCGTCGGGCTTTTAGGCCCCAACGGCAGCGGCAAGACCACATTGATCAAGACCGCAACCGGGCTTCTGACCCCAACGTCCGGCCAGCTGCTGGTAGCCGGCATGGCGCCATCAGTCGAGACCAAGAAGATCGTGTCCTATCTGCCTGACCGCACCTATCTCAGCGACTGGATGACCGTGACCCAGCTCATCGCCTTCTTTGACGATTTCTACGACGACTTTAACAGCGTGAAGGCCTACAACATGATCAGCGACCTGGGCATTGATACCAAGGACCGCATCAAGACCATGTCCAAAGGGACCAAGGAAAAGGTTCAGCTCATTCTGGTCATGAGCCGCGACGCAGAACTGTATCTGCTGGATGAGCCCATCGGCGGGGTCGACCCGGCCGCGCGGGACTATATCCTCAATACCATCATCACCAACTACAACGAAAACGCGACCGTGGTCATCTCGACCCATCTGATCGCGGATATTGAAAAGGTGCTGGACGAGGTGGTGTTCATCAACCAGGGACGCATCGTCATGAATGCCAGCGTGGATGAAATCAGAGAAAAACAGCATAAATCTGTGGATGAGCTGTTCAGAGAGGTGTTCAAATGTTAGGAAAACTCATGAAATATGAAATCAAGGGAACGGCCAGGCTGTTGCTGCCCGTCTACGTGGCGCTGCTGGCCATGACCCTGATCAATAAAATATTCCTGTCCATCAACTCAGAGGCTACCGGCTTTATAATGACCACGGGCATCAGCATGACCCTGTACGTGTGCATCATCATGGCCCTCATCGTCATGACCTTTATTGTCATTATCCAGCGCTTTTACAAAAACCTGATGACCGACGAGGGCTACCTGATGTTTACACTCCCGGTACCTACCTGGCAGCAGATCGTCTCCAAGCTGATCATTGCCCTGATGTGGTCTCTGGTGTGCGGCATTGTCATCATGCTCTCCATCATGATCCTGGCCATCGACGGCACCAGCCTCCAGTATATGGGTCAGTTCTTCCAGGAGCTGGGCCAGGCCTTCAACTCTCCAGAGGGCGGCCAGGCTATTCTCATCCTGTTCGAGCTGTTCATTCTTATGATTGTGGGCATCTGCGCCAACGTGCTGCAGGTTTACGCGTCCATCTCCATTGGACAGCTCTTTGGCAAGCATAAGGTGCTCGGCGCTTTCGGCGCATACATTGTCATCAATATCATCCTGCAGACCATCTTTACAGTGATGACCGTCAGCTTTGCACTGACTGCTGACACCAGCATGATCAACGCGTTCTTTAACAACATGGACCCCGTAGCCGCAGTTAACTGGATGATGAATCTGGCGACTCTGGGCAACCTGGTGCTGGCCGCAATTTACTTTGCAGCCACCAATTACATCTTAAAACACAAGCTGAACCTGGAATAACAGGAGGCTGAACTGAAAAACCCGGTACGATCCGTTATGGACTGTACCGGGTTTTTTTAACGGCGCCGGAAAAACGACTCGGCCGTCTCGGCTTCCGCCGCCACAAAAGGCGCGGCGTCGGGGATGGGTTTTATCTTCTGATCAAAGATGTGTTTGAGAAAAGCAGCGCTGAAGAGGACCGAGGCAATCTCAGCAATGGGGAAAGACCACCAGATGGCGTCCAGATTGCCAGTGAGGGACAGCAGGTAGGCTTCAGGCAGCAGCACCACCAGCTGGCGCGCAACCGAGACGATCAGGCTCAGCACCGCGTTGCCCAGAGCCTGAAACACCGAAAGTGAGATAATGCAGAAGCCCGCAAACAGGAAGCTCAGGCTGATGATGCGCAGCGATACCGTACCGATGGCCAGCATGTCTGCCGAAGCGTTAAAAATCGACAGGAGCTGCTCCGGGAAGAGCTGGAACACCAGAAAGCCAATGACCATCAGACCCACGGCGTACAGCATGCTCAGCTTGATAGTTTTGACCAGCCGCTCCTTCTTCTGCGCGCCGTAATTGTAGGCGATGATGGGCACCATGCCATTGTTCAGGCCCATAACCGGCATAAAAATAAAGCTCTGGAGCTTGAAATAAACCCCAAAAACCGCTGTGGCGGTCGAGGTATAAGCCAGCAGGATTTTATTCATGCCAAAGGTCATGACCGAGGTGATGGAAGCCATGATGATGGAGGGTACGCCCACGGCGTAGATGCGCCGGATGGTAGGACCGCTCGGGCGGAAGCCGCGGAGCTTTAAGGTGAGCTCGTGGTTTTTCTTGAGATTCAGGATACAGGCGAACAGCATGGCGGCCACCTGGCCGATGACTGTAGCCGCCGCCGCGCCGGCCACGCCCATTTTCGGGAAGCCAAAGAGCCCGAAAATCATAATGGGGTCCAGAATCAGGTTGATGATGGCACCGGTGGTCTGGGTGCACATGGTCAGCAAGGTCTTGCCAGTGGCCTGAAGCAGGCGCTCAAAGGTAATCTGGCCGAAAATACCAAAGGAAACCACTGAGCAGATGGTTAGATACTGGGTGCCATAATCCACAATTTCGCCGATGCCGGTCTGGGTCTCAAAGAAAAATCGGGTGAAGAAGAGCCCGAAGATAATAAAGGCCAGCGAGCTGAGCACAGCCAGAAAAACGCCGTTGTTGGCCGCGCGGTTGGCCTCCTTGAAATTCTTTTCGCCCAGGCTCTTGGACAGCAGGGCATTGATACCAACTCCCGTACCAGTGGCGATGGCGATCATCAGGTTCTGAACCGGAAAGGCCAGAGACACTGCGGTTAGCGCGTTTTCACTGATCATGGACACAAACATACTGTCTACAATGTTGTAAAGCGCCTGAACCAGCATGGAAATCATCATGG
Encoded proteins:
- a CDS encoding TspO/MBR family protein, whose translation is MTKNKLTPILQLILAVVVVELVGFCSSLLAGDIAGKYAMLNKAPLSPPGSVFGPVWIVLYLLMGIAIFLVLRTNTDDRLKRSAAGLFVIQLLLNFLWSILFFGGSSFWLAAVIILLLDAAVIACIVWFKKVSSLAAGLMVPYLLWILFATYLNIAFAVIN
- a CDS encoding effector binding domain-containing protein, with translation MPDKTVEIIVKTEQKLYGLWKKSNDRSISEDIRVLSEAYHKAVGQPDTVLPFFVLSSNYKAQTQDFELFIGSVSEREGLEEHTIPAGAYAKMTVRPRLKCLWGRAIGVAKRYFYTRWLPESAYEALNMEYEYHTEKSVGRHPEVDLIFAVKKKDRL
- a CDS encoding sugar O-acetyltransferase, giving the protein MTEREKMLAGELYDCSDPALLAQWHRAKNLVRAYNQTTSEELAEKDRILTELLGKRGPNLWITPPFFVDYGVNICFGQNCEVNMNCTFLDDNAIIIGDNALIAPNVQIYTAFHPASAADRFGPPREDGSFAFCKTQTAPVIIGDNVWIGGGAIILPGVTIGDNVVVGAGSVVTRDIPSDKIAFGNPCRVIRDNL
- a CDS encoding excinuclease ABC subunit UvrA, translated to MADILIKGLTENNLKNISLSIPKKKITVFVGVSGSGKSSIVFDTIAAEAGRQLNATYPAFVQTRLPKHPKPHAELIDHLTPAVIVDQTPLSGNARSTVGTISDLYAALRLLFSRIGEPQAGTASCFSFNDPKGMCTVCSGLGKVTDIDLDGLINPDKSWNEGCVRDSLYKPGTWYWRQYAESGLFDLDLPVRDYPPEAYNLLLYGSRRGKGAPENPKVPGLYHKYSSTLLNRDISGKSRHTQKKAAHLITETECPACRGKRLNPAALACRVDGYSIADLCDLELPELRAVLSRVEDPRVGMVIRTLLDGLDRMIEIGLPYLHLGRSSSSLSGGEAQRLKLVRYMGSHLTGMTYIFDEPSIGLHPRDVGRLNTLLQRLRDKGNTVLVVEHDRDVIAIADHVIEVGPQAGRQGGQIVFSGSYTALLEANTLTGQALRTMPPVKTKPRLATGFLPVRGACLHNLKNIDVDIPLGIMTAVTGVAGSGKSTLITRVFSEQHANDVVLIDQGPITATNRSTPASYLGFFDALRGLMARETGKDKGLFSFNSTGACPACSGKGAVITELAFMDPVVTTCEACGGTRYSAEALACTLNGKNMVELLAMTADEALEFFDHLQITAPLKRLRKVGLSYLTLGQPLATLSGGERQRLKLAKAFGRKGRVIVLDEPTTGLHPSDTQKLLKLFDAIVDKGGTLVVIEHNLDIVKQADWVIDIGPDGGWHGGKVVFEGTPCEMLRDADTLTADCLRGSTGS
- a CDS encoding AraC family transcriptional regulator → MNYFAPLVRAAEYIEQHRHQKIALRELARVSGYSVYHLIRIFAAATGETLGSYMKKRQLAGAAETLLNSRKRVLDIALESGFSSSEAFSRAFKAVYGLSPHTFRKRGASPYVGFERPLDAEQLRHRTAGITLRPQLETLGAIRLAGIRGRTGTPGTALPGLWARWNQLRADQPCLSGGRAFGVCETGAADVCFGSDGRALYCEFVGVEIGALSPLPAGLCLKTLPGGAYAVFTHTGPAASLSKTYDYIWGSWTLTTEEVLDDREDFEVYGARFLGAENPESQIDIYIPVK
- a CDS encoding GntR family transcriptional regulator, yielding MEWIIDSDRPVYKQLIEQIELRIVSGLFAPGDKLPSVREMAAEASVNPNTMQKALSELERTGLVYAQRTSGRFITEDHKMIQETKENLAIKEIENFLEKMEKLGFKKEDIITLMEREDKEGR
- a CDS encoding ABC transporter ATP-binding protein; this translates as MNPILECIDLTKKFGTKEALSEVNCQFPRGRIVGLLGPNGSGKTTLIKTATGLLTPTSGQLLVAGMAPSVETKKIVSYLPDRTYLSDWMTVTQLIAFFDDFYDDFNSVKAYNMISDLGIDTKDRIKTMSKGTKEKVQLILVMSRDAELYLLDEPIGGVDPAARDYILNTIITNYNENATVVISTHLIADIEKVLDEVVFINQGRIVMNASVDEIREKQHKSVDELFREVFKC
- a CDS encoding MATE family efflux transporter translates to MRQTASPSGENKMGVMPVNRLLITMALPMMISMLVQALYNIVDSMFVSMISENALTAVSLAFPVQNLMIAIATGTGVGINALLSKSLGEKNFKEANRAANNGVFLAVLSSLAFIIFGLFFTRFFFETQTGIGEIVDYGTQYLTICSVVSFGIFGQITFERLLQATGKTLLTMCTQTTGAIINLILDPIMIFGLFGFPKMGVAGAAAATVIGQVAAMLFACILNLKKNHELTLKLRGFRPSGPTIRRIYAVGVPSIIMASITSVMTFGMNKILLAYTSTATAVFGVYFKLQSFIFMPVMGLNNGMVPIIAYNYGAQKKERLVKTIKLSMLYAVGLMVIGFLVFQLFPEQLLSIFNASADMLAIGTVSLRIISLSFLFAGFCIISLSVFQALGNAVLSLIVSVARQLVVLLPEAYLLSLTGNLDAIWWSFPIAEIASVLFSAAFLKHIFDQKIKPIPDAAPFVAAEAETAESFFRRR